One Podospora pseudopauciseta strain CBS 411.78 chromosome 5 map unlocalized CBS411.78m_5, whole genome shotgun sequence DNA window includes the following coding sequences:
- a CDS encoding uncharacterized protein (EggNog:ENOG503PAAX) — translation MDQPKDRRRLKLEPSKLGPSANNDASPQKTPDTEDNKPKETPVSVSQPDLSTQHETVESEEFKRPNLGLGPSHEAQVEERSLEREAQEKQRDQPDDDNECKENPMSDENRELIDVWMQTEDEARAEEEDNVMTRDNYEANFKEEVALHNLYKHHYFDEQWLLYSKETSKDRKDEDWFIHSPTVLEATDPQYLCDMCRHVDFTVLFTHRDLKPQGNNDPSTACIELYGLSRVLNEKSTCSFCNLVREAIEQQCTAEELAKARQTKAGKISIDILDDGPDCALRLEVGFSHLATKVIMQRMTSEGEPFALQGLPVRKDAADITRLCNWIRTCEGSHPKLHKSIHAFSPEMETLRVIDVDEGCLVTVPTPCRYACLSYVWGKNVASLVHLTLETKATLESPGIFSNGSIVISQTYLDAIKVTRDIGLRYLWIDALCIVQDDDAEKAIIVSQMAAVYGNAVINIVASTNFSPDGGLPGVGSTPRARSQVVKQIQGLSVGAVFHDSRQPYHEIEDAIWNSRAWTFQERHLSQRAVYFTASQLYFTCPHGTACEDTVPKSTRDLKPTVPVDRPKFEEVIYPLMFYIWSDPTQTEFPNKRFKLAGTGTESDTLVSTREELPTPTYRAMPVAAYRSGTLPMEGETLWKTYREAVNMYTKRKMTWQSDAINAFQGVTDLISQGVNTTFWYGIPEFAFDQALLWYPQEPLTRRTYLGAAPSWSWAGWEGHTKYRGRGWHNAIAVAPFNVVHWLTHPSSIGTVVRYLVARGDSPERVAKIVQAAKEQPKSLNSWVHAFLYQLEDLDDGWKDEKDTSRNELYFSHPAYPGLRFTYPINLPGKPLLPRHLPDGTLPFTARSVEARFTDMSTTAHKSMPVEDEFLQIGLNDAGKYGSGSRRPWEFAVYHQGYRAGFLSLNVPLSSIDRASASYRLVAMSRDMVPQIAPPPCGWDFYWNLNPRRMQDSVFFDEEWGRPEDRRKWTLFTDSEPGRGPGRENGDPRWDLGRYETPAINDVYNVLLLENKTGENGEWWEERIGVGKIHVGAFWIARPVIEKFALR, via the coding sequence ATGGACCAACCCAAAGACCGGCGACGCCTCAAGTTGGAGCCGTCGAAGCTCGGACCCAGCGCCAACAATGATGCGAGCCCCCAAAAGACGCCGGACACAGAAGACAACAAGCCAAAAGAGACCCCGGTATCCGTATCCCAGCCAGATCTAAGCACACAACACGAAACAGTGGAAAGCGAGGAATTCAAGCGCCCCAATCTTGGACTTGGACCTTCCCACGAAGCCCAGGTTGAGGAACGTAGTCTTGAGCGAGAAGCGCAGGAGAAGCAGAGGGATCAACCAGATGACGACAACGAATGCAAAGAAAACCCCATGTCGGATGAAAACCGGGAGTTGATTGATGTGTGGATGCAAACCGAAGATGAAGCGAgagccgaggaagaggacaaCGTGATGACTCGAGACAACTATGAGGCCAACTTTAAGGAAGAAGTGGCGCTACACAACCTGTACAAGCATCACTATTTCGACGAACAGTGGCTGCTGTACTCGAAAGAGACATCAAAAGACCGCAAAGACGAAGATTGGTTCATTCATTCACCAACCGTGCTGGAGGCAACCGACCCGCAGTACCTCTGCGACATGTGCCGACACGTCGACTTCACCGTCCTATTTACGCATCGCGATCTGAAGCCTCAGGGGAACAACGATCCATCCACTGCTTGCATCGAGTTGTATGGACTGTCGAGAGTTCTCAACGAGAAATCTACGTGTTCATTTTGTAACCTGGTGCGAGAAGCCATTGAGCAACAATGCACGGCTGAAGAACTCGCAAAGGCGAGGCAGACAAAGGCGGGCAAGATATCAATCGACATTCTTGATGATGGGCCAGATTGCGCCCTGCGATTGGAGGTTGGCTTCAGCCACTTGGCGACGAAAGTAATTATGCAGAGGATGACATCCGAGGGTGAGCCCTTTGCACTTCAAGGGCTTCCAGTACGCAAGGACGCCGCAGATATCACACGGCTGTGCAACTGGATCCGCACTTGCGAAGGCAGCCATCCCAAGCTCCACAAGTCCATTCACGCATTCTCGCCCGAAATGGAGACGCTGAGAGTCATCGACGTTGATGAAGGCTGTCTCGTGACAGTGCCCACGCCGTGTCGCTATGCTTGCCTTTCCTATGTCTGGGGGAAGAATGTAGCAAGTCTCGTCCATTTGACACTGGAAACAAAGGCAACCCTCGAAAGCCCAGGAATCTTCAGCAATGGATCAATCGTCATCAGCCAGACCTATCTGGACGCCATCAAGGTTACCAGAGATATTGGACTGCGTTACCTGTGGATTGACGCTCTCTGCATTGTGCAAGACGACGATGCTGAAAAGGCAATTATTGTCTCGCAAATGGCTGCTGTGTATGGCAACGCCGTCATCAACATCGTTGCCTCCACCAACTTCAGCCCTGATGGCGGACTTCCGGGGGTGGGTAGCACGCCACGGGCACGATCCCAGGTAGTTAAACAAATCCAAGGGCTGTCTGTTGGCGCTGTGTTTCATGACTCCCGTCAGCCATACCACGAGATTGAAGACGCCATCTGGAATTCTCGTGCTTGGACATTCCAGGAGCGTCACCTGTCCCAACGCGCCGTGTACTTTACGGCTTCTCAGCTCTATTTTACCTGCCCCCATGGGACTGCGTGCGAAGACACAGTTCCCAAGTCGACACGGGACCTCAAGCCAACGGTGCCTGTAGATCGGCCAAAGTTTGAAGAAGTCATATACCCCCTAATGTTCTACATTTGGTCCGACCCGACCCAGACAGAGTTCCCCAACAAGCGCTTCAAGCTAGCTGGTACGGGCACAGAATCTGACACCCTGGTATCTACTCGGGAAGAGCTGCCTACTCCAACCTATAGAGCAATGCCCGTGGCAGCTTACCGGAGTGGTACTCTTCCCATGGAAGGGGAGACGCTCTGGAAGACATATCGGGAGGCTGTCAACATGTACACAAAGCGCAAAATGACGTGGCAGAGCGATGCCATCAACGCATTCCAGGGCGTCACTGATCTCATTTCTCAGGGGGTGAACACCACCTTCTGGTACGGCATACCCGAGTTTGCCTTTGATCAGGCTCTCTTGTGGTACCCCCAGGAGCCTCTCACCCGCCGGACCTATTTGGGAGCCGCCCCGTCCTGGAGCTGGGCTGGATGGGAAGGGCACACAAAGTATCGCGGCCGGGGCTGGCACAATGCCATTGCTGTGGCACCCTTCAACGTCGTCCACTGGCTTACACATCCGTCTAGTATCGGCACTGTTGTACGGTATCTTGTCGCCCGCGGAGATAGCCCAGAGCGTGTGGCAAAAATTGTTCAGGCAGCCAAAGAGCAGCCTAAATCCTTGAATTCCTGGGTTCACGCCTTCTTGTATCAACTGGAGGACCTTGATGACGGTTGGAAGGACGAAAAGGACACCTCGCGCAACGAGCTCTACTTCTCCCATCCCGCCTACCCGGGCCTCCGCTTTACATACCCCATCAACTTGCCGGGGAAACCGTTGCTACCACGACATTTACCGGACGGGACACTTCCCTTCACCGCTCGCTCAGTCGAAGCGCGCTTCACCGACATGTCCACAACCGCTCACAAGTCGATGCCTGTCGAAGACGAGTTTCTGCAGATTGGCCTCAACGATGCGGGCAAATATGGGTCAGGCTCTCGCCGACCGTGGGAGTTTGCTGTCTACCATCAAGGATACCGCGCCGGGTTCTTATCTCTCAACGTCCCCCTTTCGTCCATCGACCGTGCGTCGGCTTCGTACAGGCTGGTGGCCATGTCGAGAGACATGGTGCCACAAATCGCCCCGCCGCCGTGTGGATGGGACTTTTACTGGAACCTGAACCCACGGCGAATGCAGGACAGTGTCTTCTTCGATGAGGAATGGGGACGGCCTGAAGACAGGAGAAAGTGGACGTTGTTTACTGACTCGGAGCCGGGGAGGGGGCCAGGCAGGGAGAATGGGGATCCGCGCTGGGACCTCGGGCGGTATGAAACACCGGCTATAAATGATGTGTACAatgtcttgttgttggagaacAAGACTGGCGAGAAtggggagtggtgggaggagaggattgGGGTTGGGAAGATTCATGTCGGGGCATTCTGGATAGCAAGGCCCGTTATTGAAAAGTTTGCTCTGAGGTAG
- a CDS encoding uncharacterized protein (EggNog:ENOG503NW4P; COG:Q) produces MYISHHGIPLSLFQTARNASLDWFRSPREAKLPANTNNSLKNKGVVGYRPRQTQHINPWESVDVRESFSWRYDPAYDPLHSPSDLDNIPDEVKRYIDHDNDGFPWSRTPKEFSGPVIELYQAVLKLGRELVRVMALALGLEEDGLDGRFEFPDVGVAVNYYPPIAATKEEGKEKVSIGSHTDFQLFTLLYQDSVGGLQVLDREGQWLNARPVEGTLVVNFGDYMQRITNGKWVSTVHRVVNNSGRERLSMAFFWGFGLHERCGVLDSVLEEGEEKKYDEVGCWEWVQRRIEMMREVKKGLGNITPEKPLSMHSQ; encoded by the coding sequence ATGTACATCTCCCACCACGgcatccccctctccctcttccaaaCCGCCCGAAACGCCTCTCTAGATTGGTTCCGCTCCCCTCGTGAGGCCAAACTCCCCGCCAACACGAACAACTCCCTCAAAAACAAGGGCGTGGTCGGTTACCGGCCCCGTCAGACACAGCACATCAACCCCTGGGAGAGTGTCGATGTTCGAGAGTCGTTCTCATGGCGGTACGATCCCGCCTATGACCCGTTGCATTCCCCGTCGGACTTGGACAACATCCCGGATGAGGTGAAAAGGTATATTGACCACGATAACGATGGGTTTCCCTGGTCGAGAACACCAAAAGAGTTTTCGGGGCCGGTGATTGAGTTGTATCAGGCTGTTTTGAagctggggagggagctggtgagggtgatggctTTGGCGcttgggttggaggaggacgggtTGGACGGGAGGTTTGAGTTTCCTGATGTTGGGGTGGCGGTGAATTACTATCCGCCTATTGCTgcaacaaaagaagaggGCAAGGAGAAGGTTAGTATTGGGAGTCATACTGACTTTCAGCTTTTTACGCTGTTGTATCAGGATAGTGTGGGGGGGTTGCAGGTGTTGGATAGGGAGGGGCAGTGGTTGAATGCGAGGCCGGTGGAGGGGACGTTGGTGGTGAATTTTGGGGATTACATGCAGCGGATTACGAACGGGAAGTGGGTGAGTACGGTTCATCGGGTGGTGAATAActcggggagggagaggttgagcATGGCGTTCTTCTGGGGGTTTGGGCTGCATGAAAGGTGTGGGGTTTTGGATAgtgtgttggaggagggggaggagaagaagtaTGATGAGGTTGGGTGTTGGGAGTGGGTGCAGAGAAGGATTgagatgatgagggaggtgaagaaggggttaGGGAATATTACCCCTGAGAAACCCCTGTCAATGCACTCCCAATAA
- a CDS encoding uncharacterized protein (EggNog:ENOG503P5V3), with protein sequence MKLSREKKTMQYHKMKNSYSQDWLRDFRGGSSFLQSNEAFTWADPNPSSYLCLSAPVKETDPFTAFITEKILKTYRHLLGRRINTGQAVDTDTGHTLYSPSRISKASSLITTVLASTLPVLTILVLNGLDSTDARIGVTAGFTVLLTLVIAVFNDAKRIEVFAATATYVDPVSGIHRVND encoded by the exons ATGAAGCTTTCacgggagaagaagactaTGCAGTACCACAAGATG AAAAATTCATACTCCCAAG ACTGGCTACGCGACTTCAGAGGCGGCAGTTCCTTCCTCCAGTCCAACGAAGCCTTCACCTGGGcagaccccaacccctcgtCATATCTCTGCCTGAGCGCACCGGTCAAAGAAACCGACCCTTTTACCGCTTTCATCACTGAGAAGATTCTCAAAACTTATcgccacctcctcggccgtcGCATCAACACCGGCCAGGCTGTCGACACAGACACAGGCCACACTTTGTATAGTCCTTCTCGAATCAGCAAAGCAAGCAGTCTCATCACAACTGTTCTTGCGTCTACCTTGCCGGTATTGACAATCCTGGTGCTGAACGGGCTGGACAGCACAGATGCGAGAATAGGGGTGACGGCAGGGTTTACGGTGCTGCTTACGCTGGTGATTGCCGTGTTTAACGATGCGAAGAGGATAGAGGTTTTTGCGGCTACCGCTACGTATGTTGACCCTGTGTCGGGAATCCACAGGGTGAATGACTGA
- a CDS encoding uncharacterized protein (COG:U; CAZy:AA14; EggNog:ENOG50KOG4157) codes for MRHAKLFAALATGATAHHALFAPGMHCRGGNNPAVDDQNTNLVVNPLYNLTKEQWWMQADRGCNVVGPPSGQSLALPAGGIFTGEIAENRAFTTLSYNGDLTTDWTDGRDHPVNWTGPSTGEGCLVNNPDGFGGPLHTQNETRATGTALAISYNSNLAKVNMENLVVISVAPNTPWKRLVNYPIPADLPPCAPGQCYCAWLWVPDGCGEPNMYMQNFRCHVPGSTSVRRLGVAQPPVYCANNPSACVKGPKQMIAWHQRTGNNVVTPGDVTPPYNSKMGFFAGAQNDIFEPRVGCFVDSDSPRVLPHQISSITGGMTTEKCISACETAGYFYAGVEYSTECFCGNSQPGSGLLVADGQCDMPCAGDGGETCGAGWRIEVYGTGKYPASSYTPAVSPVLTTSTWLYLCPEVQWGGSCENIRVGHAEKCVSLAGTDLYKRVRSAGPDMGRCVLFR; via the exons ATGCGCCACGCAAAGCTTTTCGCGGCCCTGGCCACGGGGGCGACAGCACACCACGCGCTCTTTGCGCCGGGTATGCATTGTCGT GGCGGCAACAACCCAGCAGTGGACGatcaaaacaccaacctcgtcgTCAACCCCCTCTATAACCTCACCAAGGAGCAGTGGTGGATGCAAGCGGACCGAGGCTGTAACGTCGTGGGCCCCCCCAGCGGACAGTCCCTCGCTCTACCTGCAGGAGGTATCTTTACTGGTGAAATCGCCGAGAACCGCGCCTTCACCACTCTCTCCTACAATGGTGATCTCACGACAGACTGGACAGACGGACGGGACCACCCTGTGAACTGGACCGGCCCCAGCACAGGAGAGGGCTGTCTGGTTAACAACCCTGACGGGTTTGGTGGTCCGTTGCATACCCAGAACGAGACCAGGGCCACAGGCACTGCGCTGGCGATTTCGTACAATTCCAACTTGGCGAAGGTGAATATGGAGAATTTGGTTGTCATCTCTGTTGCCCCCAA CACCCCCTGGAAACGCCTGGTCAACTACCCCATCCCCGccgacctccccccctgCGCCCCAGGCCAATGCTACTGCGCCTGGCTCTGGGTGCCCGACGGATGCGGCGAGCCAAACATGTATATGCAAAACTTCCGCTGCCACGTTCCAGGGAGCACGTCAGTTCGTCGGTTGGGCGTTGCCCAGCCCCCGGTGTATTGTGCGAATAACCCTTCTGCTTGCGTTAAAGGTCCAAAACAGATGATCGCCTGGCATCAGCGGACTGGCAACAACGTTGTCACCCCGGGGGACGTCACACCGCCGTATAACTCCAAGATGGGCTTTTTCGCAGGAGCGCAGAACGATATCTTTGAGCCGAGGGTGGGGTGTTTTGTTGATTCTGACTCTCCTCGCGTTCTGCCGCATCAGATCAGTAGCATTACCGGTGGCATGACAACGGAGAAGTGTATTTCTGCCTGTGAGACGGCGGGATATTTCTATGCGGGAGTCGAATACAGCACCGAATGCTTTTGCGGCAACTCCCAGCCTGggtcggggttgttggtggctgATGGGCAGTGTGATATGCCTTGCGCGGGTGACGGGGGAGAAACATGTGGAGCGGGGTGGAGGATTGAGGTTTATGGGACGGGGAAGTACCCGGCTAGTTCTTACACTCCTGCTGTGTCGCCTGTTTTGACTACGTCGACGTGGCTGTATCTTTGTCCTGAGGTTCAATGGGGTGGGAGTTGCGAGAATATCAGGGTTGGGCACGCGGAGAAGTGTGTCAGTTTGGCGGGGACTGACCTTTACAAGAGAGTTAGGTCTGCTGGGCCGGATATGGGGAGGTGTGTGTTGTTTAGGTGA
- a CDS encoding uncharacterized protein (EggNog:ENOG503P135; COG:E), producing the protein MNTPPSTCSSGKSTLLKKDNDRSRMQSFALPVDPADLQLGDPLPPDDPHAISVHLPTWNDSLGWVTKDPSVLQAMKTGYPRFFMPRVVDQLGRRLARHLGVEDDGAPMMFASRTWAEMFRRYMGEELLAGGRVWGVRWDGGAVDSDDDETGTCLWLAVVVGEPKGAEVSKARRFWQHTGYGISSRRAVFWLDRASFLNRGSLREGHELANGIQQNGFHLDGDTCGGDSVDQAKQDISDRIAGLLSDGDMVLRKDDVLLYPGGMAAISELIATRTDSGTSLGSGDSKKPNVAVFGQVPLQSFYLPKMLWSSNLWQISLRRYDQSAGASTQLSSHGLRVFLRRYRAIRASTT; encoded by the exons ATGAACACTCCCCCATCTACATGCAGTTCTGGGAAATCCACGCTGTTGAAAAAGGACAATGACAGATCCAGGATGCAGTCTTTTGCCCTCCCCGTCGACCCGGCAGACCTGCAGTTGGGTGATCCGCTACCTCCTGATGACCCGCAC GCCATCTCTGTCCACCTCCCAACCTGGAACGACAGTCTCGGATGGGTTACGAAAGACCCCTCGGTCTTGCAAGCCATGAAAACCGGTTACCCGCGCTTCTTCATGCCAAGGGTGGTTGATCAGTTGGGCCGAAGACTGGCGCGACACTTGGGTGTGGAGGACGATGGAGCGCCTATGATGTTCGCGTCCAGGACGTGGGCTGAGATGTTCAGGAGGTACATGGGTGAGGAGCTTCTTGCGGGTGGTAGAGTGTGGGGAGTTAGGTGGGATGGTGGAGCGGTTGATTCAGATGACGATGAAACGGGGACTTGTTTGTGGTTGGCGGTTGTTGTAGGGGAGCCCAAGGGTGCTGAGGTGTCTAAAGCACGGAGGTTTTGGCAACACACTGGATATGGCATCTCGAGTCGGAGGGCGGTGTTTTGGTTGGACAGGGCATCCTTTCTTAATAGGGGGTCGTTACGAGAAGGACACGAGTTAGCCAATGGGATACAACAGAACGGGTTCCATTTAGATGGAGATACCTGCGGTGGGGACTCTGTTGACCAGGCCAAGCAGGACATATCAGACCGGATTGCAGGTCTGCTATCCGATGGAGACATGGTTCTTAGGAAAGATGATGTGCTATTGTATCCAGGAGGAATGGCTGCTATTTCGGAGCTGATAGCAACCAGAACGGATTCAGGGACTTCATTGGGGAGCGGAGATAGCAAGAAGCCTAACGTGGCTGTTTTTGGGCAAGTTCCATTGCAATCCTTCTACCTACCCAAGATGTTGTGGTCGTCTAACCTGTGGCAGATTTCTCTACGTCGATACGATCAAAGTGCTGGAGCGAGTACACAACTGTCAAGTCACGGTCTACGGGTATTCCTACGCCGATACAGAGCGATTCGAGCGTCAACTACATAA
- a CDS encoding uncharacterized protein (CAZy:GT20; EggNog:ENOG503NU3V; COG:G), producing MVQKPEDQQGSKGLPHRPQVPLRNDSFLPPHLRSSVTAVPVTPDITQETYESDNSNNSSGGQGPSRGDYFSRRVLDHAIAASPAPDSTNREGQSFHNKVTVGAQEGKNWMNRLTEATMAGRRESMSEFREISPDLALSGNIISATFNIPHSLKYRKGSDWELTPRRGQSALFDSFSYLSSDDSPWNHIVVAWTGEIETPTDTPSPPGTPPTTTVHLSALNHLSKPVPIDGVAPPTPPLVDGLWIPRDDMLRLENQLSHNKRIKTIPVWLADDSDGLDEGIRLKDQARWRRYAEHDLYTLFHYRQHEPTDGRAERVQWADYYRMNQKFANRILEVYKPGDIVIVHDYNLMLLPSMLRQRSPHMYISFYLHSPFPSSEFLRCLPRRKEVLEGVLGANLVGFQSYSYSRHFASCCTRILGFPSDTAGIDAYGGRVEIGVFPIGIDATKVASLAWTDEVNTKYGNLKKLYEGKKVIVGRDRLDTVRGVAQKLMAFERFLEMYPEWREKVVLIQVTSPTSIEEEGDGSESKIASRVSELIMKINGMYGSLGFSPVQHYAQYISQEEYFALLRAADIGLITSVRDGMNTTSLEYVICQRDTAGPLILSEFSGTAGSLKDAIHINPWDLSGVAEAINNALLMPKDKREAMQNSLLAHVTSKNVQFWIVGFLRRLVNVLGSRKNIISTPLLDRSEMLRRYRAAKKRLFMFDYDGTLTPIVREPSAAVPSERVITSLKALAADPQNAVWIISGRDQEFLSHHLGHISGLGFSAEHGSFMRNPGSTEWENLVEKFDMGWQEEVIAVFQKYTDKVPGSFIERKRCALTWHYRLADPEQGLHMSRECQKELEDTVARKWDVEVMPGKANIEVRPTFINKGEIAKRLVNTYNAELKALESHDESARKLEFVLCMGDDFTDEDMFRALNGLSAPNDGTAEVEAENTFSVTVGASTKVTLARWHVLEPQDVIECVALLAGVGGSGTGATDGVLSMGENNLAALAAVEDHIPEKL from the exons ATGGTGCAGAAACCAGAGGACCAACAAGGCTCGAAAGGCCTGCCTCATCGTCCCCAAGTGCCCTTACGAAACGACTCCTTCCTCCCGCCCCATCTCCGATCGTCAGTCACCGCCGTGCCCGTGACGCCCGACATCACCCAAGAGACGTACGAGTCGGATAACAGCAACAACTCGAGCGGTGGCCAAGGACCGTCCAGAGGGGACTACTTCTCGCGCAGAGTCCTTGACCACGCCATTGCCGCTTCTCCCGCTCCCGACAGCACAAACCGCGAAGGGCAGTCGTTCCATAACAAGGTGACTGTTGGTGCACAAGAGGGCAAGAATTGGATGAACAGGCTCACCGAAGCTACCATGGCCGGCCGCAGAGAGTCCATGTCCGAGTTTCGGGAGATCAGCCCGGATCTCGCGCTCAGTGGAAACATCATCTCAGCAACCTTTAACATCCCCCATTCGCTAAAGTACAGGAAAGGCTCCGACTGG GAGTTGACACCCCGCCGAGGCCAGTCGGCACTTTTCgactccttttcctacctCTCGTCGGACGACTCACCATGGAACCACATCGTTGTGGCCTGGACTGGCGAGATTGAGACCCCGACCGACACCCCATCGCCTCCCGGCACgccgcccaccaccacggtCCACCTCAGCGCTCTCAACCATCTCTCTAAGCCTGTGCCCATCGATGGCGTTGCCCCGCCCACCCCTCCGTTGGTCGACGGCCTCTGGATTCCCCGGGATGACATGCTGCGTCTCGAGAATCAGCTCTCCCACAACAAAAGAATAAAGACGATCCCCGTCTGGCTGGCCGACGACTCGGACGGGCTGGACGAGGGCATCCGCTTGAAGGACCAGGCAAGATGGAGACGCTATGCCGAGCACGACCTCTACACCCTCTTCCACTACAGACAACACGAGCCCACCGACGGCCGTGCTGAGAGAGTGCAATGGGCCGACTACTACCGCATGAACCAAAAGTTTGCTAACAGGATCCTTGAGGTCTACAAGCCCGGCGACATTGTCATTGTGCATGACTATAAcctgatgctgctgcctAGCATGCTGCGGCAACGGTCTCCTCACATGTACATCTCGTTTTACTTGCACTCGCCTTTCCCCAGCAGCGAGTTTCTGCGCTGTCTGCCACGGAGAAAAGAGGTCCTCGAGGGCGTGCTCGGCGCCAACCTGGTGGGGTTCCAAAGCTATAGCTACTCCCGCCACTTTGCCAGCTGCTGCACGCGCATTCTGGGCTTCCCATCCGACACGGCAGGAATCGACGCTTATGGAGGTCGAGTAGAGATCGGCGTGTTCCCCATTGGCATTGACGCAACCAAGGTGGCCAGTCTTGCATGGACAGACGAGGTCAACACTAAGTATGGGAACTTGAAGAAGTTGTacgagggcaagaaggtGATTGTGGGCCGTGACCGTCTGGATACTGTCCGCGGCGTCGCCCAGAAGCTGATGGCCTTTGAGCGGTTCCTCGAGATGTACCCCGAGTGGCGCGAGAAGGTCGTCCTTATTCAGGTCACTTCTCCCACCAgcattgaggaggagggagatggttcCGAGAGCAAGATCGCCAGCCGTGTGAGCGAACTTATTATGAAGATCAACGGCATGTACGGTTCGCTTGGATTCTCCCCTGTGCAGCACTACGCCCAGTACATCAGCCAAGAAGAGTACTTTGCTCTCCTCCGCGCCGCCGACATCGGCCTCATCACCTCGGTCAGAGACGGCATGAATACTACTTCGTTGGAGTATGTTATTTGCCAGCGCGACACTGCCGGTCCCCTGATTCTCTCCGAGTTCAGTGGCACAGCCGGCTCTCTCAAGGACGCGATTCACATCAACCCATGGGATTTGTCGGGCGTCGCCGAAGCCATCAACAATGCTCTTCTCATGCCAAAAGACAAGCGCGAGGCAATGCAGAATAGTCTGCTGGCTCACGTCACCAGCAAGAATGTGCAGTTCTGGATTGTTGGTTTCCTCAGGCGCTTGGTCAATGTTCTTGGTAGCCGCAAGAACATCATCTCGACTCCTCTTCTGGACCGCTCCGAGATGCTTAGAAGGTACCGGGCGGCCAAGAAGCGCCTGTTCATGTTCGACTATGACGGCACGCTCACCCCCATAGTGCGGGAGCCCAGCGCTGCTGTTCCTTCGGAGCGCGTCATCACCAGCTTGAAGGCGCTTGCTGCCGACCCCCAGAATGCCGTCTGGATTATCTCTGGCCGCGACCAGGAGTTCCTGTCTCATCATCTGGGCCACATTTCGGGTCTTGGCTTCAGTGCCGAGCATGGCAGTTTCATGAGAAACCCAGGCTCGACCGAGTGGGAGAATCTGGTGGAGAAGTTCGACATGGGCTGGCAAGAGGAGGTCATTGCCGTGTTCCAGAAATACACGGACAAGGTCCCGG GATCGTTTATTGAACGAAAACGGTGCGCTTTGACGTGGCATTACCGCCTGGCCGATCCCGAACAAGGCCTCCACATGTCACGCGAATGCCAAAAGGAGCTTGAAGACACCGTGGCTCGCAAGTGGGATGTGGAAGTGATGCCCGGAAAGGCCAACATTGAGGTTCGCCCTACATTTATCAACAAGGGAGAGATCGCGAAGCGCCTTGTCAACACGTACAATGCTGAGCTCAAGGCTCTCGAGTCCCACGACGAATCGGCCCGCAAGCTCGAATTTGTTCTCTGCATGGGAGACGATTTTACCGACGAGGACATGTTCCGTGCCCTCAACGGCCTGTCTGCGCCCAACGATGGCACAGCCGAGGTGGAGGCAGAGAACACCTTTTCCGTGACCGTTGGAGCCAGCACCAAGGTTACGCTGGCCAGGTGGCATGTGTTGGAGCCGCAAGACGTTATTGAGTGTGTTGCGCTTCTTGCGGGTGTTGGCGGCAGCGGGACGGGCGCCACAGACGGTGTCTTGAGCATGGGGGAGAACAACCTGGCAGCGCTGGCGGCTGTGGAGGACCACATCCCCGAGAAGCTTTGA
- a CDS encoding uncharacterized protein (COG:S; EggNog:ENOG503P1IY), translated as MVLRPHHFSAVSKRIITPAFTRPLSASPRFFKMADHKNENNKRSRRDEPHQYQASSRTDREEDQWKFRAPYKIHDKGENFDVKWKGKCHCGAVQYELSREKPLASKYCHCTTCQRMHGAPFQWAAIFHKEDINFTNGHHDLGWYDPTAKSTTHHLPCKVQCAYCRTPIMDEGRNMILLFPTLIEGINTKKGREAFAAQCHMFYPQRVVDIKDGLPKFSRLADESDLCDEETGEVMEGTNPKKDKEKEKKKE; from the exons ATGGTACTCCGTCCTCACCACTTCTCAGCCGTCTCGAAGCGGATCATCACTCCTGCATTCACACGCCCTCTCTCAGCTTCCCCTCGATTTTTCAAAATGGCCGACCACAAAAACGAAAACAACAAGCGCAGCCGCCGCGACGAGCCTCACCAGTACCAGGCCAGCTCCCGGACCGACCGCGAGGAGGACCAGTGGAAGTTCCGCGCCCCGTACAAGATCCACGACAAGGGCGAGAACTTTGACGTCAAGTGGAAGGGCAAGTGCCACTGCGGTGCGGTGCAGTATGAGCTGTCGAGGGAGAAGCCGCTGGCGAGCAAGTACTGCCATTGCACTACCTGTCAGAGGATGCACGGG GCACCCTTTCAATGGGCAGCGATTTTCCACAAGGAAGATATCAACTTTACCAATGGGCATCACGATCTGGGGTGGTACGACCCTACCGCCAAGTCGACTACTCACCATCTCCCGTGCAAAGTGCAGTGTGCCTACTGCCGGACGCCGATCATGGACGAGGGGAGGAATATGATTTTGTTGTTCCCTACGCTGATTGAGGGgatcaacaccaagaaggggagggaggcgtttGCGGCGCAGTGTCACATGTTTTATCCgcagagggtggtggatatcAAGGATGGGTTGCCAAAGTTTAGCAGGCTGGCGGACGAGAGCGACCTATGTGATGAGGAGActggggaggtgatggaggggactAACCCGAAGAAGGAtaaggagaaagagaagaagaaggagtag